In one window of Macadamia integrifolia cultivar HAES 741 unplaced genomic scaffold, SCU_Mint_v3 scaffold2154, whole genome shotgun sequence DNA:
- the LOC122065924 gene encoding cucumber peeling cupredoxin-like: protein MEVAAIANLVVLSLLITSAASATTKYTNYTVGGTAGWFFNSTTNTTSANYSNWAASLTFNLGDFLIFDTNGNQTVIQTYNQTVYQTCDFDDASDGDAFQYGGGNTTANSLTVAVPLTQEGPNFYFSDAYDGVQCQNGMAFEIQVKHGLGLPPSLNQPPPPPYVAPPSPDSQSPSSPTSTTPSDQQQTYNGGFGFSFSFSPALLLLLLLLSAFVLV from the exons ATGGAGGTGGCGGCCATTGCAAATCTGGTGGTCCTATCACTTCTGATAACCTCAGCTGCCTCTGCAACTACTAAATACACTAACTACACCGTCGGAGGTACCGCTGGATGGTTCTTCAACtccaccaccaacaccacctCCGCCAACTACTCAAATTGGGCGGCTTCTCTGACCTTCAACCTCGGCGATTTTCTCA TTTTCGACACGAATGGGAATCAGACGGTGATCCAGACGTATAACCAGACGGTCTACCAAACCTGTGACTTCGATGATGCATCGGATGGAGATGCTTTTCAGTACGGTGGGGGAAATACGACGGCGAATTCGTTGACGGTGGCGGTGCCGTTGACTCAGGAAGGCCCAAACTTTTACTTTTCCGATGCATACGATGGTGTTCAGTGTCAGAATGGAATGGCATTCGAGATCCAGGTGAAGCACGGGCTAGGATTGCCTCCTAGTCTCAATCAGCCTCCACCACCGCCTTACGTGGCGCCTCCGTCTCCTGATTCTCAATCTCCGTCTTCTCCAACTTCAACTACCCCATCCGACCAGCAACAGACCTACAATGGCGGCTTCGGCTTcagcttctccttctctccggctctcctcctcctcctcctccttttgtcTGCTTTCGTGCTGGTTTGA